From Paenibacillus segetis, one genomic window encodes:
- a CDS encoding GRAM domain-containing protein encodes MFILNDGEALLMSILAYYHKSGIEQVIGDLKVTNQRTIFESKQHYILQGHIEFLNKDIQTVEPFNSFILVPNGVKITLKSEQEYKFKLTDRERLIHILLKQKESSTT; translated from the coding sequence TTGTTTATCTTAAACGATGGTGAAGCTTTACTAATGAGCATCCTAGCTTATTATCATAAAAGTGGGATAGAACAAGTCATTGGTGACTTGAAGGTTACAAACCAACGCACCATATTCGAGTCAAAACAACATTATATATTACAAGGGCATATTGAATTTTTAAATAAGGATATTCAAACAGTTGAACCATTTAACTCTTTTATATTGGTGCCGAATGGAGTAAAGATCACCTTAAAGTCAGAACAAGAGTACAAGTTTAAGCTGACGGATAGAGAAAGACTAATACATATATTATTGAAACAAAAGGAGAGTTCAACAACATGA
- the dhaS gene encoding dihydroxyacetone kinase transcriptional activator DhaS has product MSNSILTKNALAHSLKSLMEHTPLNKISVQHLVDDCGLNRQTFYYHFQDIFDLLGWIYKTEAVESIAQYRSYDTWTDGFYKIFCYIESNKAFCNNTLDSLGRNHLDNYLYSVTNDLIMGVINELSGGINVRNEDKQFIANFYTLAFTGLVIQWMRDGMKEQPQQIIEKLSKLIEGNFLKALHKYETK; this is encoded by the coding sequence ATGTCCAATTCTATCCTAACAAAAAATGCTCTGGCCCATTCACTGAAATCTTTGATGGAGCATACTCCGCTTAATAAAATTTCCGTACAGCACCTTGTGGACGATTGTGGATTGAACAGACAAACCTTCTATTATCACTTTCAAGATATTTTCGATCTACTGGGCTGGATATACAAGACAGAAGCGGTTGAAAGTATCGCTCAATATCGCAGTTATGATACCTGGACCGACGGTTTTTATAAAATATTCTGTTATATAGAGAGCAACAAAGCCTTTTGCAATAATACACTGGATTCCCTTGGTCGAAATCATCTGGACAACTATCTATATTCCGTTACGAATGACCTCATTATGGGAGTTATTAACGAGCTGTCCGGTGGAATAAATGTCCGCAACGAGGACAAACAGTTTATTGCGAATTTCTATACACTTGCCTTCACCGGGCTCGTCATTCAATGGATGAGAGACGGCATGAAGGAACAACCCCAACAAATCATTGAGAAGCTTAGCAAATTGATTGAAGGGAATTTTCTAAAAGCCCTTCATAAATATGAGACCAAGTAG
- a CDS encoding AraC family transcriptional regulator, whose product MNYMECFQKSIDFIEEQLTEKITVETLAGIAGFSSDHFYRLFHVYVGMPVMEYVRIRRLAHAVVELSTDKKIIDIAMEYGFETHSGFCKAFRKVYGCSPENYRKYVSTKVPGKVNLALYEKLKLYGGIILEPKFITKPAFKIVGYALETTFEESRSKRDIPAFWNHFDADGLEQQLYDQLKPEEHGEYCVCFPPNMETGAFTYVIGVKVENFDNAKEEMFKGSIPEATYAVFTSPPADYVDHGFAKAVEGTTKYIFEEWFPDSGYELAPGKVDYEFYDERCHAQTGAVMEIHIPVVKSE is encoded by the coding sequence ATGAACTATATGGAGTGTTTTCAAAAAAGTATTGATTTCATTGAAGAACAGCTTACCGAAAAAATAACTGTGGAAACTTTAGCTGGAATTGCGGGCTTTTCCTCTGATCATTTCTATAGGTTATTTCATGTGTATGTCGGAATGCCCGTAATGGAGTATGTGCGAATACGGAGACTGGCTCACGCGGTTGTTGAATTATCTACCGACAAAAAGATTATCGATATTGCCATGGAATATGGATTCGAGACTCATTCCGGTTTTTGTAAAGCATTTCGGAAGGTTTATGGGTGTTCCCCTGAAAATTATCGTAAATATGTGAGTACAAAAGTGCCTGGGAAAGTTAATCTTGCCCTTTATGAAAAGTTGAAACTATATGGAGGAATTATTCTGGAGCCTAAATTTATAACCAAACCAGCATTTAAAATTGTTGGGTATGCACTTGAAACTACATTTGAAGAAAGCCGAAGCAAGCGGGATATCCCCGCATTCTGGAATCACTTTGATGCTGATGGACTAGAGCAACAATTATATGATCAGCTCAAACCTGAAGAACATGGGGAGTATTGTGTATGTTTTCCTCCGAATATGGAGACGGGTGCATTTACGTATGTGATCGGCGTTAAAGTAGAGAATTTCGATAACGCTAAGGAAGAGATGTTTAAGGGAAGCATACCCGAGGCCACTTATGCTGTATTTACCTCGCCCCCTGCTGATTATGTTGATCATGGCTTCGCCAAAGCAGTCGAGGGTACTACAAAGTATATTTTTGAAGAATGGTTTCCTGATTCGGGATATGAGCTTGCGCCGGGTAAAGTGGATTATGAGTTCTATGATGAACGTTGCCATGCTCAGACTGGAGCGGTGATGGAGATTCACATTCCGGTAGTGAAAAGTGAATAA
- a CDS encoding ArsR/SmtB family transcription factor, which translates to MDKDQNQAIEISVEQAKLLGSAQRIKIIGTLINTAKTAKQVADELGESPGSVHYHIQKLYEGKLIDIVETRTVGGIVEKYYKSKAKWFNTHGKQLIDPVLADDYNAASSTRISLRMQLSPEQREEMTADVKALMEKWLTTSIASKAKNSQEYAIGFNLISSEPSE; encoded by the coding sequence ATGGATAAGGATCAAAATCAGGCTATTGAGATTTCAGTAGAACAGGCCAAATTGTTGGGTAGTGCACAACGAATCAAGATAATCGGAACTTTGATTAACACAGCAAAAACTGCCAAACAAGTAGCGGATGAATTGGGAGAATCCCCGGGTAGTGTTCACTATCATATCCAGAAATTATACGAAGGAAAATTAATAGATATCGTAGAGACCCGAACGGTAGGCGGCATTGTGGAGAAATATTACAAATCCAAAGCGAAGTGGTTTAACACGCATGGCAAGCAACTAATTGATCCCGTACTGGCTGATGATTATAATGCAGCTTCAAGTACACGGATCAGCTTGAGAATGCAGCTATCACCGGAGCAGCGAGAGGAAATGACGGCTGACGTGAAGGCTCTAATGGAAAAATGGCTTACGACTTCTATAGCGTCCAAGGCGAAGAATAGCCAAGAATATGCTATTGGATTTAATTTGATTTCGTCAGAACCGTCGGAATAG
- a CDS encoding glycoside hydrolase family 13 protein translates to MRKIWWKEAIAYEIYPRSFMDSNGDGIGDLQGIISKLDYLQELGIDVIWVCPIYKSPNDDNGYDISDYQDIMDDFGTMEDFDSLLREVHKRDMRIILDLVLNHTSDEHPWFVESRSSRDNPKRDYYIWRDAKNGAEPNNWESMFNGSAWEYDEVTEQYYLHLYSRKQPDLNMENPIVRQELVQMIRWWLDKGIDGFRVDAISHIKKLPGLPDMPNPCNLRYVDATEGHRNIRGIGEFIQQFKHEGFASYDIMTVGEASGIPISQVDLWIGEKNGAFNMIFQFEHVNIDFGPEGRWDCAPWNLAALKEIMNKWQTGLEGIGWNALYLENHDQPRSVSRFGDPVHYHKESSKMLATFYMLMQGTPFIYQGQEIGMTNVEFNELSDYRDVEIYNFYRERLMDQKDIEDTMRRIRYRARDNARTPMQWDDTVHSGFSTVVPWIRINPNYHEINVAKQISDPDSILHYYKMLIALRKGNEALIYGKYESWLMDHREIFAYTRTFEGQVFLVLLNFSGNTPEFIIPQELSKYSRQVVLTNVEHTSQNKDTFEMKPYEAVVYQLN, encoded by the coding sequence ATGCGTAAAATTTGGTGGAAAGAAGCCATCGCTTATGAAATATATCCGAGGAGTTTTATGGATTCGAATGGTGATGGGATCGGGGATTTACAAGGGATCATCTCCAAGCTTGATTATTTACAGGAGCTCGGAATTGATGTTATCTGGGTATGTCCAATTTATAAATCTCCAAATGATGATAATGGTTATGATATTAGTGATTATCAGGACATAATGGATGACTTCGGGACGATGGAGGATTTTGACTCTCTATTGCGTGAAGTACATAAACGGGATATGAGGATTATCTTGGACCTTGTGCTTAATCATACATCGGATGAACATCCCTGGTTTGTTGAATCTCGTTCTTCACGGGATAACCCAAAACGGGACTATTACATTTGGCGTGATGCAAAAAACGGAGCCGAACCGAATAACTGGGAGTCTATGTTTAATGGTTCTGCCTGGGAATATGATGAAGTAACTGAACAATATTATTTGCATCTGTACTCAAGGAAACAGCCGGATTTGAACATGGAAAATCCAATCGTAAGGCAGGAATTAGTCCAAATGATCCGTTGGTGGCTGGATAAAGGAATTGATGGATTCAGGGTTGACGCGATATCGCATATTAAGAAACTGCCGGGACTTCCGGATATGCCGAATCCGTGTAATCTTCGTTACGTGGATGCTACGGAAGGACATCGAAATATCAGAGGTATTGGTGAATTTATTCAACAATTCAAGCATGAAGGCTTTGCTAGTTATGATATTATGACCGTTGGCGAAGCGAGTGGCATCCCTATTTCGCAAGTTGACTTGTGGATCGGCGAGAAGAACGGTGCGTTTAATATGATTTTTCAATTCGAGCACGTCAACATTGATTTCGGGCCCGAGGGACGCTGGGATTGCGCTCCCTGGAATTTGGCGGCTTTAAAGGAGATTATGAATAAGTGGCAAACAGGGCTTGAAGGTATAGGATGGAATGCATTATACCTCGAAAATCATGACCAGCCACGTTCTGTATCACGATTCGGTGATCCTGTGCATTATCATAAAGAATCATCCAAAATGCTGGCAACCTTTTATATGCTAATGCAGGGAACCCCGTTTATTTACCAGGGACAGGAAATTGGGATGACCAATGTAGAGTTCAATGAGCTAAGTGACTACCGAGATGTAGAAATTTATAATTTTTACCGTGAGCGTCTGATGGACCAAAAAGATATTGAGGATACGATGCGTAGGATCCGTTACCGGGCGCGTGATAATGCGAGAACGCCGATGCAATGGGATGATACGGTGCATAGTGGATTTTCAACTGTAGTCCCTTGGATTCGCATCAATCCTAACTATCATGAGATTAATGTTGCTAAGCAGATCTCGGATCCAGACTCTATTCTACATTATTATAAAATGCTGATCGCTTTGCGTAAGGGGAATGAAGCGCTCATTTATGGAAAATATGAAAGTTGGCTTATGGATCATCGAGAAATCTTCGCGTACACTCGAACATTCGAAGGTCAGGTTTTCCTAGTCTTGCTGAATTTCTCTGGGAATACTCCAGAATTTATAATACCGCAGGAATTAAGCAAATATAGTAGACAAGTCGTGCTCACGAATGTTGAACATACAAGCCAGAACAAGGATACATTTGAAATGAAACCTTATGAAGCTGTTGTTTATCAGTTGAATTAA
- a CDS encoding polysaccharide deacetylase family protein has product MSVEAVWRGNVNQAICAFTFDDGPSQLPLEWWLDVLEQEEAVGTFFFTGEWMDKYPEKAREILSRGHVLAPHTYHHRRMAEVPKSVFLDQLKQTELAYQDATGLPCPNFMRFPYCSFREENLDWLAETGVYDIEGIDSGDWAGVPAKDIVAKIEPKLENGTIVVMHSNDISVGTPDALRELIQIAKQKGLRCVGIPEILESVGIEAGARPWKITVEVPAELDHPLEDWIALENRDQLVNLAAQTTKWNIAEYMLHFNSESEWLEHLENPLHEFGVTENRELFAIREFNESYWGYVRTGFRENTLVLLDYASKEAQADTLVYILRWAAETASKLGLTQIEARQDIRKLNEMCRQLGWPAEITED; this is encoded by the coding sequence ATGTCTGTAGAAGCGGTATGGCGGGGAAATGTTAACCAAGCAATTTGTGCGTTTACATTTGATGACGGTCCTTCTCAGCTTCCACTTGAATGGTGGTTAGATGTTCTAGAACAGGAAGAAGCCGTAGGTACCTTTTTCTTTACCGGGGAGTGGATGGATAAGTACCCGGAGAAGGCGAGAGAAATATTGTCTCGGGGTCATGTGCTTGCTCCTCATACGTATCATCATCGACGGATGGCCGAAGTGCCGAAGTCTGTATTTTTAGATCAGCTCAAACAAACCGAACTGGCTTATCAGGATGCGACCGGTCTTCCTTGTCCTAATTTTATGCGTTTTCCTTATTGTTCGTTCCGGGAGGAAAATCTGGATTGGCTTGCTGAGACAGGTGTGTATGATATCGAAGGTATTGATTCTGGCGATTGGGCGGGTGTACCTGCGAAGGATATCGTAGCCAAAATCGAGCCTAAACTGGAGAACGGAACGATAGTGGTTATGCACAGTAATGATATTTCAGTAGGTACTCCGGATGCCTTAAGAGAACTAATTCAGATCGCTAAGCAAAAAGGGCTACGATGTGTAGGAATTCCCGAAATACTAGAATCTGTAGGGATAGAAGCCGGTGCCAGACCGTGGAAAATCACAGTTGAGGTTCCAGCCGAACTGGACCATCCATTGGAAGATTGGATTGCATTGGAGAACAGAGATCAGCTCGTAAATCTCGCAGCTCAGACCACAAAATGGAACATTGCTGAATATATGCTACATTTCAATTCCGAGAGTGAGTGGCTTGAACATCTGGAGAATCCTCTTCATGAGTTTGGTGTTACAGAGAATCGTGAGCTGTTTGCAATTCGAGAATTTAATGAATCCTATTGGGGATATGTGCGTACCGGCTTCAGAGAAAATACGTTAGTTTTGTTAGATTATGCATCTAAAGAGGCGCAAGCGGATACATTGGTTTATATTCTTCGTTGGGCTGCAGAGACTGCCAGCAAACTTGGATTAACCCAAATCGAAGCAAGACAGGATATTCGCAAGCTGAACGAGATGTGTAGACAATTAGGTTGGCCAGCGGAGATTACGGAAGATTAA
- a CDS encoding threonine aldolase family protein — translation MSDKITLFEAFKQTTYPLPGHGPRNIQVLKEALEHADGNMDSDMYGKGKVIEDFQEQMAKLLGKDSAVFFPSGTMAQQIALRIWCDQKGLKKVAYHPLCHLEIHEEDGLKELHHIEPILLADSNRLITLEDIQNMQEDIACLLLELPQREIGGQLPAYSELEAISAYCRDKGIKLHLDGARLFEILPFYQKSAAEVCALFDSVYISFYKGLGGITGAILAGDVDFTAESKVWKRRHGGDLISLYPYIISSDYYFRGRVDKMGQYYEAAKELAGMMNECHRVATLPIEPVSNMFHLHFEVPKEKLEPILIAIYEATGLGITGYLKEINETSCSCEISIGDRYANIPKETLQSAFQMLDEKMRAMI, via the coding sequence ATGAGTGACAAGATCACGCTATTTGAAGCTTTTAAACAAACTACCTATCCTTTACCAGGTCATGGCCCAAGAAACATTCAAGTATTGAAAGAGGCACTAGAACATGCCGATGGCAACATGGATAGTGATATGTATGGAAAAGGGAAGGTCATTGAGGATTTCCAAGAGCAGATGGCAAAGCTACTAGGGAAGGACTCGGCTGTGTTTTTTCCAAGTGGAACGATGGCCCAGCAAATTGCCTTAAGAATATGGTGTGATCAGAAGGGGCTAAAGAAAGTAGCTTACCATCCCTTATGCCATTTAGAGATTCATGAGGAAGATGGCCTGAAAGAGCTACATCATATTGAGCCTATTTTGCTTGCTGATAGTAACCGATTGATTACCTTGGAAGATATACAGAACATGCAGGAGGACATTGCTTGCTTACTGCTTGAGTTACCTCAACGTGAGATCGGTGGGCAATTACCGGCGTATAGTGAACTAGAAGCAATCTCCGCTTACTGTCGCGACAAAGGGATTAAACTGCATTTAGATGGAGCAAGACTGTTTGAGATTCTCCCCTTTTATCAAAAATCGGCTGCTGAGGTCTGTGCGTTGTTTGATAGTGTGTACATTTCTTTCTACAAAGGGCTTGGCGGGATTACAGGTGCTATCCTTGCGGGTGATGTTGATTTTACGGCTGAGTCCAAGGTATGGAAGAGACGGCATGGTGGCGATCTTATTAGCCTGTACCCTTATATTATTAGTTCTGATTATTATTTCAGAGGGCGAGTGGATAAAATGGGGCAGTATTATGAGGCTGCAAAGGAACTTGCTGGCATGATGAATGAGTGCCACAGGGTGGCGACGCTACCTATAGAACCTGTCTCTAATATGTTCCACTTACATTTTGAGGTGCCTAAGGAGAAGTTGGAACCGATCCTAATCGCTATTTATGAGGCTACGGGCCTCGGAATAACGGGTTATTTAAAAGAAATCAACGAGACAAGCTGTTCTTGTGAAATCAGTATCGGAGATCGTTACGCTAACATTCCCAAAGAAACGCTGCAGAGTGCTTTTCAAATGCTAGACGAGAAAATGAGAGCGATGATCTAG
- a CDS encoding response regulator transcription factor, which translates to MNILIVDDESVIREGIKRTIHNAYPQYGIYLAANPDEAVQLLRSRPIDIVLTDILMPGMTGLELMQLSKASYPHIKWVIISAYSEFAYAKEAVRLGAMDYLLKPIGKEMLLEMIAKLEHKIGSEVEIEQGSKLLKTNLKFLREAVFQRWASGMDIGGMDIDSIIANHPRFQLIMVKMESDKIVHLEHFIIDNVLTELMSKYGKGFVTSFDTKSVLGLITMSEEACIKDMLEQFRIHLKKYLRVPFQILHSEQLIDFKAIPKEVQRMHQDSISQEFEYYATGGNQVIEVAQQYIKNYYNTDLTLEKVASIVYLNPVYFSQVFKQKTGYGFKEYVIHLRMEQAKQLLLNPQLKLVDISERIGYQDVKHFTQVFRKRFNVTPTEYRLGQRAEVRTV; encoded by the coding sequence ATGAATATCCTCATCGTGGATGATGAATCGGTCATCAGGGAAGGTATTAAACGAACCATTCATAATGCTTATCCACAGTACGGTATTTATCTGGCTGCTAATCCAGATGAGGCTGTACAATTGTTGCGAAGTCGTCCTATCGATATCGTATTGACGGATATTCTTATGCCAGGTATGACGGGTCTAGAATTGATGCAATTGTCTAAAGCTAGTTACCCCCATATCAAATGGGTTATTATTTCCGCCTATTCTGAATTTGCTTATGCCAAAGAAGCGGTGCGGCTAGGAGCAATGGACTATTTGCTCAAACCAATTGGTAAGGAAATGCTGCTGGAGATGATCGCCAAACTAGAGCACAAAATTGGCTCTGAAGTAGAGATCGAACAGGGCTCGAAATTGCTGAAGACGAATTTGAAATTTCTGCGTGAAGCCGTGTTCCAACGCTGGGCTTCTGGTATGGATATCGGGGGCATGGATATAGATTCAATTATCGCGAATCATCCACGGTTTCAACTAATTATGGTGAAGATGGAAAGTGACAAGATCGTTCATTTAGAGCATTTTATTATAGATAATGTACTTACTGAATTAATGTCCAAGTATGGCAAAGGATTTGTTACAAGCTTTGATACGAAAAGTGTGTTAGGTCTTATAACGATGAGTGAAGAAGCTTGCATCAAGGACATGTTGGAACAATTCCGCATTCATTTGAAAAAATATTTAAGAGTACCTTTTCAAATTTTGCACTCAGAGCAATTGATTGACTTTAAGGCGATACCCAAAGAAGTACAACGGATGCATCAAGATTCGATTTCTCAAGAATTTGAGTATTATGCAACTGGTGGGAACCAAGTTATTGAAGTAGCGCAACAATATATTAAAAACTATTATAATACCGACTTAACGCTCGAGAAGGTTGCTTCAATTGTATATTTGAACCCCGTGTATTTTAGCCAAGTGTTCAAACAAAAGACGGGGTATGGCTTCAAAGAGTACGTTATTCATTTGCGAATGGAGCAAGCAAAGCAACTATTGCTTAATCCGCAGCTCAAGTTGGTGGATATATCGGAACGGATAGGCTATCAGGACGTGAAGCATTTTACCCAGGTATTTCGTAAAAGATTCAATGTTACACCGACGGAATATCGGCTAGGGCAGCGAGCTGAAGTGAGAACGGTGTGA
- a CDS encoding MFS transporter: MEIFRNRNFTILFIGRILTNIGDSLYAVAAMWLVYDLGGSTLYTGLAGFLSILPRIIQLFSGPMIDRLPLRGLLVYSQLLQALLLLIVPVAFYFNFLTVGIVLLITPILTTINMWFYPAQMSALPKILDKKQLTQGNSLFSIAYQGIDVACNAVSGALIILLGAVSLYLWNSLGFFIGALLFTQLRIKASSPSSSDHGHSPQEQKSSKPNSSRIPMKNYISEMKEGLRLILATPLARIQFGVIVINAAGGATFTVMPAFANSLGGAGIYGILLMAQACGSLLGAVLAPYMKLERIRLGAIFAAAFCLSGVAWCISVLTPWTWLVVLIYGLAWFPGGATNVIINTAIQKGVPEKSLGTVFAAASGLSGIAMPLGSLIGGSLGVIAASSSVIAGCGIAVLGVGIFWVFDPVTRSLPNANDVDESWFATPSTSTPIVETTPSATS; the protein is encoded by the coding sequence GTGGAGATTTTTAGAAATCGCAATTTCACGATACTGTTTATCGGCCGTATTCTGACAAATATCGGCGATAGTTTATACGCCGTTGCGGCAATGTGGCTGGTGTATGATCTGGGTGGTTCGACATTGTATACAGGACTTGCTGGTTTTTTGTCCATCTTACCTAGAATCATTCAATTGTTCTCCGGTCCTATGATTGACCGCTTACCATTGCGTGGTCTGCTAGTCTATAGTCAGCTGTTACAGGCTCTATTGTTGCTTATTGTACCTGTGGCATTTTATTTCAACTTTCTGACGGTTGGAATAGTACTCCTCATTACACCGATACTAACGACAATTAATATGTGGTTCTACCCCGCACAAATGTCTGCTCTACCAAAGATCCTCGACAAGAAGCAGCTGACCCAAGGTAATTCCTTATTTTCAATTGCCTATCAAGGCATCGACGTTGCGTGTAACGCAGTATCGGGAGCGTTAATTATTTTACTGGGAGCAGTTTCACTGTATCTATGGAATTCATTAGGATTCTTCATTGGAGCGCTTCTATTTACGCAACTTCGAATCAAAGCATCCTCCCCTTCTTCATCTGATCATGGTCATTCACCGCAAGAACAAAAGAGCTCTAAACCCAACTCCTCGCGGATTCCTATGAAAAATTATATATCTGAGATGAAAGAGGGACTTCGGCTGATCCTTGCCACTCCGCTAGCACGAATCCAATTCGGCGTTATCGTAATTAATGCGGCTGGTGGAGCCACCTTTACCGTCATGCCTGCCTTCGCTAACAGCCTTGGCGGTGCTGGTATATATGGAATTCTGCTAATGGCTCAAGCTTGTGGGAGTCTACTTGGTGCGGTACTTGCTCCCTACATGAAACTGGAGCGAATCCGACTCGGAGCTATTTTTGCCGCTGCCTTCTGCTTATCCGGAGTCGCCTGGTGTATCAGTGTATTGACCCCTTGGACCTGGCTCGTGGTCTTGATCTATGGACTGGCTTGGTTTCCTGGTGGTGCTACCAATGTAATCATCAACACTGCAATCCAAAAAGGCGTACCGGAAAAAAGTTTGGGAACCGTGTTTGCCGCAGCATCTGGATTAAGTGGAATTGCCATGCCGCTTGGCAGTCTGATTGGCGGCAGTCTAGGCGTTATTGCTGCAAGCTCATCCGTTATCGCAGGCTGCGGTATTGCGGTGCTAGGGGTGGGAATATTCTGGGTGTTTGACCCCGTGACACGGAGTCTCCCTAACGCCAATGATGTGGATGAATCCTGGTTCGCCACTCCCTCAACTTCCACGCCTATAGTGGAAACAACACCTTCTGCAACCTCGTAA
- a CDS encoding TetR/AcrR family transcriptional regulator, producing MSIKLDPRIKRTLHLISDALLSLIEEKGFDHITVRDITSRAEINRATFYLHYQDKYDLLDKIVDEKINEFATVFQLPPGFEIDDFVKDVDTPPDSFVRQFEHIADYAKFYKVMLGAHGLTGFAMRMEEAIRKSLYHRSIIAQPHDNQALVPRELVVRYATSAHLGLIMYWLENNMPYTPKYMAIQLIRLHVLGPTQLMKANFK from the coding sequence ATGTCTATTAAACTTGATCCACGTATTAAGCGAACACTTCATCTGATCAGCGATGCATTGCTTTCACTAATAGAGGAGAAAGGGTTTGATCATATCACCGTGCGAGATATTACCTCCCGTGCAGAAATCAATCGCGCGACGTTCTATCTTCACTATCAGGATAAATATGATTTACTAGATAAAATCGTAGATGAGAAAATCAATGAATTTGCAACTGTATTCCAACTGCCACCCGGCTTTGAAATTGATGACTTTGTTAAGGATGTGGATACTCCCCCTGACTCCTTTGTTCGCCAATTTGAGCATATTGCTGACTACGCAAAGTTCTATAAGGTGATGCTAGGCGCACACGGGTTGACTGGATTTGCAATGCGCATGGAAGAAGCCATTCGGAAATCTTTATATCATAGATCCATAATTGCTCAGCCCCATGACAATCAAGCGTTGGTGCCAAGAGAACTCGTAGTTCGTTATGCAACATCAGCCCACCTTGGCCTCATTATGTATTGGCTGGAAAATAACATGCCCTATACACCCAAATACATGGCGATTCAACTGATACGTCTACACGTACTTGGTCCTACCCAACTCATGAAGGCTAACTTTAAGTGA